Sequence from the Helianthus annuus cultivar XRQ/B chromosome 13, HanXRQr2.0-SUNRISE, whole genome shotgun sequence genome:
GAGTATTTGGACCGTATAGAATTTGAATGTTTAAAGGgtataaacttttgaaaattatgtatttttataaattatgtaGTACAATCGTAGTATATAAAAAACAAACTTATGTTTTGAATTAAAATTTGCGTTTATCATGTATTATATGTGATTATCAATATTTACAAAACATTTGACGTTTTTCTATAACTACTATCAAGTGAAGATGATAATATATATTCTTCAAATAGTAGTTCAAAATGGAACAGAGTTGAAAAAGTTATCAACGTAATCTAGGTATATTTACATTACAACCACATCAAATATAATAGTGtcaaaaataaaatgaaaaatgtaACAAAACATTAAAACATTAAAAACCAAACATAATACTTGCTTTTAAATATTGTCTAGAAGCATTCAGTACAACAAAACGATATTAAACTTCTTAAACATAAAAGCTTGAATGATCCAAAGCTTTTGAAGTAGTTCTTAAACGATAAACATAACTTAAAACAcattaaaataaaataggaaaccaACACTTAGAACATAAAGACTGAAAAGccttcatttttcaatttttggaaTTAGGAGAGTTGGTTTTCCAGGTTTAACTGGTTTGGTGGTTGACATTTctccattttcctcaacatcaTAACTCTCAACCAAGTTTTTCTTGAAAGCAGGTTTTTTGGTTTTCCTCTTAAAAATCGCAGGCTCACCAATAGGCTTACTTGCCATGGCAGTGTCCTCCAAATTTTTGGTCAAAGGGGTGATGACATTATCATCCATGGACTCAGAAGGAACCTAAAAATTATAAACAAAATTGGTGTAAGGAAAATAATGTGAAGATTTAACTTAAATTTAAAAGTATTTAATATAACTTTACATACCTTCGATTTGAAGTCTTCATTTGATTTGGTACCAACAGTGACTCCCATAATAACATCAGTGCAGTTATCATCCTGCATTTATGGAATTGTTCAATTTTAATATCAAAATCAAAAATAATTAACAAACATAATATGGAAGATAAAGTATAATAATGAGTAAGTTTATAGAGTACACAATGCATACATTCAGGTTAACAGTATCTTCTGATTCCATATCCGTGAACCGGTTGTTCAAAGAAGCAGTAGTTTCCACCTACAATGTTTTCAGGAAATTGAGTATGTAAAATATGTTTATATACTAAATGAACCGGAAATTAGGTACTTAAACTTAATATTACCTCAATGTTGTTTGCTTTCTTCTCGAGCTCAAATATGATATCCTCATCGTCAGTCAATTTAGAAACACCAAAAAACCAAAAGTTGTGTTCAATGTTGAAGTCACTGATATCAATCTTGAATGCAAATTTTTTCCCTAAAAGAGCTTCAAACTCGTCAGGATACAGACCCTTATCACCACCCTGTAGtatatatacaaaaatattaTTGACATATTAAAGgggaaaaaaaaatcaaaaattaatTAAATGGAAACTTACAGCAACGTGTTTCTCAATTAAGTTAGCTGCAGTTGTATTTAGAATTCGGCAAGCATCTCTGTCAAACAATGTCAATGACACAGTTCCACTGGAATCTTGAACAGTCAATGGAATTTTAAGCCTAAATCACAAGATGTCAAAATGTAAGCAATGAAATATACACACCtaagagaaaaaaaaaaatttcaaagaaTTTATAATTAATTACACCTTTTAGTATATTGAATCACAGTGTCCTTGCAAGTTTTCGTTTTGCACTCATAAACCTCTTCTTCATCAACCAAGACACCAACCGTAGGTGTATCATTGGTAACTTTTGGAAAAACCTTCTTGTTACAACTTTTACAAGCAAAGTAATACCAAGGCAAATCTTCGGATATCATTTGAACAgtaccaacaacaacaacagacttGGCCTATAAAATATGTAGTTTAGTGATAATGACAGAAAtaatgttaataaaaaaaaatagtcaATTGTAATACCTGATTGAGATTTACTTCAGCTATGTTGTTGAATTCAGATCTAACAACATACTCATCATACAAGGATAAAAATATTCCAGAAAGCCGAGAAGATTGACTCGAACATGACGAAGCAGCAGAGTTTGCAATCAGACTGTTACAAATAATGAtattagattaatatttatgtaagtCTAATATATTAAGGAAATAATTTAATAAATTAATTCTCGGTTTGCATTCATTGAAAAGATTCACCTCTTACGAAAAGTAGTCATTTCATCAACATCAGAATTTATGAAAAGCTTGGAAACATTGAAACAGCTGTTAACATAACCAAAACGACCAAAGTACTTCAAGGTACCAAACTGCAGAATGACAACAATAACACCATGTTGTTCTCTGTTTTCCCATTGCTCTAAAATCCGATCAGCATAAGAATCCCACAAAGACAGGTATATTGATTCCATCCTTGACATAAAATATCCAAAAATCAGGCTTAATGTAAATgggtaaaataaaaaaaattaggaaATTATAATCAATAGATTGAATAAGAACTCAAACACATACTCTAGATCTTGAATGATGACATTGAGTTTCTTGGTGTCTTTACCCCTTGCTGTCTTAAACTTCTTAAGGTCTTTAACATCAGCAACAAAACCAATAACATCTAGAAAATGAAAGTCGGTTAAATGTGAAAAAATTatacaatataaaaaaaaataactaaaaaacatGTATGAGGTTTTTAGTCACCTATAGATTTGTTTTCTGGAACAGTTTTGTCAATGATATCCTTAAAGGATGTGAATGAGAACCCATACATGGGACCATTGAAATCCTTACATGGATACACATCGGTATCACAGTAGATTCCCAGCTTGTTTTTGTTGTCCACATACTTGTACTTGGACTCATTTAAACCAATAGTGGGTTTGACAATGAAATAGCAATCtgtttgaaaatttaaaaaataaacataaatgaattcaATAAACTATAAAAAGTTAACATGTAACGTAATTGTAAAAAAGTTGGTATGTAAAACTTAAATCttaaaaaatattcaaaaacTTAATATACTAACTTTACAATTGAAGGTTGTAATATTAAAtggaaaataaaaaatacaaacaaTGTACAAATATATTAAGCATTTGCTATTTTATACATGTTATAACTAATTGCATATAACTAACTTGTAGGTACCTTTTACTTCTACAATATGTGGATgtcaccaatttttttttaataaatttaagGATAAGGTAAATGTAAGTATACAAATATTATAGGATGTTTATAATATAAGCATATAAGGTACTTCAATGACAATGTGGTCAAAACTTGTGGTTGTTCCATTACAAAATACTCAAAAATTATTATGGATAACATGATAATACAATGGATAATACGTTTTTGAATATAAATTAACTTATAACTACCATTTAGTTCTACACTATGTGGATGTAAATAACTTCTTTTAAATAAATTTATGGATACGGAATTTGGAAGTATACAAATAATTTCTAAGGTATACAATGGAAACATGTGAAAGACTTAAATGAGAATATGATGAAAACTTAACGATTCAAATTCTGAAACTAATCATAAATATCTAGGGGTAAGATGATATTATAACTACTAAATTAATGAAAAGTgactaaaaataatttaaaacaaaacacATAAACAACCAACGCAGCTGTAAAAATATAGATTTTACTATAAATAAGGGAGTTGTAAATAAGCTCATATGAAACACTTAAACAGGCAACTTGTTTGATTAAATATTAGTTAAACTACTTTAAAAGGTTATAAGAATATACCTGATTCattgaaaacttgttcaaatctCGGAAACCATCTTCGGAGAACATTGCCTTGCATGGTGGTTCCCTGTcaaataaaaaatgaaaagaaaaaataataacGAAAATATTCACGAATAATATAATAACTTTTAGGAGATGACATAAAACACAAACATGAAAATacattttaacatgttaaagtgaGATGTTCATAAGCAGAAGGATAACACTTTAAAATAAAAGGAATAAGGAATAACATAACATAAAATTTTACAAACTGACTGTCTAACTGCATGAAAACGTTATAAGTtagtttttttaaaatttttcactTAATTTCAATAACCCCTTCTTGATAGCACTTTAAGAAACTAACTGATAAGTTAAATTTTTAAGTTAAATCACTGAAATAAAGTTTAACTAAAACGGATAagtaaaatttttaaaattgttGGTTACTTATAAAAaatctacttcatatgagaaaTATATACCTCTTCATCAACAACGATCATTTCGATTGAGTAAAACTGCTCTGGATTGTTATACATCGGTTGCTTCCATAAACGGAGTACACGAACCTTGACAGTGTAATCACGGCGAGCCAAATCCAAATCCTTCAAATAAGTGATGTTACTATATCAAAGAAATATGCGTTAATATTACTATGTATAAAATAATATATGAAACAGAATATGTATAAAATTTGAATTCAGTACCCGAGCTCCATTACTTCAGTAAGTTGCTTCAAGATGAAAGGGAAGAAGGAGAATTGAAGTTGGTGGAAAAGGAGGAAGGGGTAGTGGATATAAATAGCGAGTGTtggaagaaaaaaacaaaactatATAAGGTATATGAAAGTAATCAGAATTAGTCAACTTTATTGGATAGGTAGTAGATTAACTAAAGGGTGAAAAACTTTGAAATTGTGTATTTGTCC
This genomic interval carries:
- the LOC110899120 gene encoding replication protein A 70 kDa DNA-binding subunit B-like, with the protein product MELGNITYLKDLDLARRDYTVKVRVLRLWKQPMYNNPEQFYSIEMIVVDEEGTTMQGNVLRRWFPRFEQVFNESDCYFIVKPTIGLNESKYKYVDNKNKLGIYCDTDVYPCKDFNGPMYGFSFTSFKDIIDKTVPENKSIDVIGFVADVKDLKKFKTARGKDTKKLNVIIQDLEMESIYLSLWDSYADRILEQWENREQHGVIVVILQFGTLKYFGRFGYVNSCFNVSKLFINSDVDEMTTFRKSLIANSAASSCSSQSSRLSGIFLSLYDEYVVRSEFNNIAEVNLNQAKSVVVVGTVQMISEDLPWYYFACKSCNKKVFPKVTNDTPTVGVLVDEEEVYECKTKTCKDTVIQYTKRLKIPLTVQDSSGTVSLTLFDRDACRILNTTAANLIEKHVAGGDKGLYPDEFEALLGKKFAFKIDISDFNIEHNFWFFGVSKLTDDEDIIFELEKKANNIEVETTASLNNRFTDMESEDTVNLNDDNCTDVIMGVTVGTKSNEDFKSKVPSESMDDNVITPLTKNLEDTAMASKPIGEPAIFKRKTKKPAFKKNLVESYDVEENGEMSTTKPVKPGKPTLLIPKIEK